The following are encoded together in the Zygosaccharomyces rouxii strain CBS732 chromosome C complete sequence genome:
- the MTG2 gene encoding putative GTPase MTG2 (similar to uniprot|P38860 Saccharomyces cerevisiae YHR168W MTG2 Putative GTPase member of the Obg family peripheral protein of the mitochondrial inner membrane that associates with the large ribosomal subunit required for mitochondrial translation possibly via a role in ribosome assembly), giving the protein MMLKPRNLTYASRILRSNSTLAPDNSPRAADNEQWLERLGTLKKTASKSKQQITHESSSLNRFPIEVVSTPPESPYIDVKAAIANFTSTKYLQGFNKQKHTQGNFVDIRIVKCRSGDGGDGIVSFFRDANRSVGPPNGGDGGDGGSVYVRASTGINSLAKLRTTYIADNGSNGAADQLDGARGKDILITVPVGTVVRWCLDPKDVRQYIVKEQQSNPGASLRDILNQNKISMHCSGRYEYDTKPRDIQLFRNAYEPGKGWLFKGKDEDYHQSKDWFVDLSKQVEDYDHALYDSELSNDKFPLYGLDLGVPTENPICLLKGGKGGLGNMHFLTNMIRNPRFAKAGRSGLECLFLFELKSIADLGLVGLPNAGKSTILNKISNAKPKIGHWEFTTLNPSIGTISPGIDKPSFTVADIPGIIENAAQDKGMGLEFLRHIERSKGWVFVISIANENPLEDFHILLQELGGMEKVGTKNVLVVCNKADIDHENPQSVNKFLQIRQFCDANGWDSVPISALKNENIDLLLDKMAKCAGKLV; this is encoded by the coding sequence ATGATGCTGAAGCCTAGAAATTTGACCTATGCATCTAGAATTCTCAGATCCAATTCTACGCTAGCTCCCGATAACTCTCCTCGAGCCGCAGATAATGAACAGTGGTTAGAAAGATTGGGtactttgaagaaaactGCGTCTAAATCTAAGCAACAAATAACTCATGAATCATCAAGTCTCAACAGATTTCCCATTGAAGTAGTTTCCACACCACCAGAGTCCCCTTATATCGATGTTAAGGCTGCTATTGCCAATTTTACATCCACAAAATACTTACAAGGGTTTAATAAGCAGAAGCACACTCAAGGAAACTTTGTTGATATTAGAATAGTTAAATGCCGAagtggtgatggtggtgatgggATTGTGTCCTTTTTCAGAGACGCCAATAGATCAGTGGGACCTCCAAATGGAGGTGAcggtggtgatggtggtaGCGTCTACGTGCGAGCTTCTACAGGTATCAACTCTTTGGCAAAACTCCGCACTACTTATATCGCTGATAATGGATCGAATGGTGCAGCAGATCAACTAGATGGTGCTAGAGGTAAAGACATTTTAATCACTGTTCCAGTTGGAACCGTTGTGCGTTGGTGTTTGGATCCTAAGGATGTGAGACAATACATAGTCAAAGAACAGCAATCAAATCCTGGTGCATCCTTGAGAGATATTCTTAATCAAAATAAGATTTCTATGCATTGTAGTGGAAGATATGAATATGACACCAAGCCTAGAGACATTCAATTATTCAGAAATGCCTATGAACCGGGAAAAGGTTGGTTATTTAAGggaaaagatgaagacTATCACCAGAGTAAGGACTGGTTTGTCGATTTAAGTAAGCAAGTAGAGGACTACGATCATGCCTTGTACGATTCAGAACTTTCCAACGATAAATTTCCTCTCTATGGACTAGATCTTGGTGTACCAACTGAAAATCCCATCTGCCTTTTGAAAGGCGGTAAAGGCGGTCTAGGAAACATGCATTTTTTGACTAATATGATAAGAAATCCACGTTTTGCCAAGGCTGGTCGAAGCGGCTTAGAATGCCTATTTCTGTTCGAATTAAAGAGTATTGCGGATCTTGGTCTAGTGGGTCTACCTAATGCAGGAAAGTCCACCATCCTaaataaaatttccaatGCTAAACCTAAGATTGGGCATTGGGAATTTACCACTTTGAATCCAAGTATAGGTACTATAAGTCCAGGTATTGATAAACCTAGCTTCACAGTTGCAGATATACCAGGTATCATTGAGAATGCTGCACAAGATAAAGGTATGGgtcttgaatttttgagaCACATTGAAAGGTCAAAAGGTTGGGTATTTGTAATTAGTATTGCCAACGAAAATCCTTTAGAAGATTTCCACATTTTACTTCAAGAATTGGGAGGTATGGAGAAAGTTGGAACTAAGAATGTATTAGTAGTTTGCAATAAAGCCGATATCGATCACGAAAATCCTCAATCAGTGAATAAGTTTTTACAAATAAGGCAATTTTGTGATGCTAACGGTTGGGATTCGGTCCCTATCAGTGCGCTTAAGAATGAAAATATCGATCTTCTATTGGATAAGATGGCCAAATGTGCTGGGAAATTGGTCTAA